The Haliaeetus albicilla chromosome 4, bHalAlb1.1, whole genome shotgun sequence genomic sequence GTCCTGTTAGCTTTGCTACGTCTCCATAGGAGCTGAAAGCCCCAGTGAACTAAAGTGCTGGCTTGACAGACTCGGGgatttccttcccctgcctgggTGCCTGGCTCCAGGCTCTGGAAGCTGCTGCCCACCATCTGCTGTGGGCCCACGCACAGTTCCTCTGGTCCTGACAACTGCTGGCTTCGAAAAAGCGTCAGGCAGCTGCTTGTACTCTGAGAGTAAGATGGTGGATGGGATCCCATCCTTCTGACCTCATCGGCGTGAAATGTCCCATTACTCTGGCTTCTGAGGGCTGTGTGATGCTGAATGCCCGAGAGCCCATCCAGAGCCCCGCAAGGCTCCCTAACGCCCCGGGAGCAATGCCCCAGCGCAGCTCAGCTTGCATGGGACTGAGCACCATCATGAGCACATTGGCTCCCCAGTGGGCCAGGTCACCTCCATCCTCCTGCAGTCCCATCAGTTCCCACCAGCTCCCAGTCCAGGCACCATTAAACCCATGGAGGGTCTTCCTCTGTGCCCAGGGAGCCAGCATCACTTTTACGCCCAGAAGCACCAGGCTCTCGCCCTGCCCACCTCACTCCCCTGGCAAGactccccctccccgctcccgtCTCATCCCTGGGGGCCAAGGGGGGGACCAGCACTGACACAGCCCCCATCAAAGccgccttcccctcccccccataaGCAAGACCCCCTCCCCGCAGCGTCGGCAGAGCTGCATTTACCGCCGGGCTCTGCACCGGCGTGGCATggcctttcttccttttcatcccTTTCTCACTCCCTGAATGCGCTTTGCTTGCTTTGGCGGcgcagggcagggagagcccctctcccccccctcgCTCCTGGGGATCCCCCCCGGCAGATGGGGCCGGGATATGAATGTGCACACAGCGAAGCCCCTAAGAGGATTTGCTGGCGCCCCTTTCATTACGAGCCTTtgtgtgctgctctgctgcGGTGGGACGCCCCCGAGTTCTCCCCCGGCTTCTCTCTCTTCCactccagaagaaaagaaagtgcctATAAAGACCTTGTTTGTCCGACTTGTTTGAGGGGACCATATTGCTGTAGGTGCCGCGGGTCCCGGCGTGACAGCGTCGCCCCTTTGAGAAAGGGTGACGTGCGGCTCCCTCCTGGGAGGGTCCAAGCGGGCGGCTTAGCAAGGCGCTGGGAAAAAAGGTTTCAGTTGCATTTCAATGTCCATTGAACCCTGAATCCCCGGCGATGGTTTTTCCAGGGGCTCTGCAGACAGACAAAGCCACCGAGGCGGAGGCTTGGAAGATGCTGTGTGTCCAGCGGTGGGAGGAGGACATGCTAGCCCCCCAAAATCCCATCCAGGAGAGCCGAACAGGGCCGGCAATGTTGCTTTTCCTATGACATCTAGTGGTAAAgccagggaaggaggaaaatgtCGGCTGGGTTTTCCTGGCTGGAGCACGGCCGTCTCCTGCTGCGGCATTTTGCCCTTTGTATTGCAGCAGACAGTCCCCAGTTAAGAGGGAAGCAAAAACAAGCTGCACAATAGCCTCAGCAGCCCAGAGATGTCAAACAGTCCAGCCTGAAACGTGCGCTTACCCCTGTGCCTTGTCTTGTATTTTCAGGACATACAACAGGACCCCGAAGCATATGCCTAGGCTGGAAATGGAAGTACGCACAAGCATACCTATCACCCTTCCCACTCTGGTCTGTGCTCCAACATGTCCCCTTGTTTGCTTGCCAGCTGCTCAAAGGCAGTTATATGACATATATGTCAGGCCCGGGAAAATTTCCAGTGGAAGTGTAGTGCACGCACTGTGGCTCGCGGAGCGGCGAAATGTTTGCAGCAGCCAGAGGCGAAGTGACCATGCAGCACAAAATGTGGCTCTAAGGATGCTTGCAGGACATCTCGCCCCAGCTAAGGTGGCTTCCAAGCTTGCACGGTCCTGGCGGGGGGGTGATGGGTGGGCTGAGACTGAGTAACAGCCTGGGCTGCTCACTGTTTAACCAAACTGCGTAAAGGTGTCGGCAAGAGCTTCAATACCTTATCAGACACTGGAAAATCCACTCCAGACAGCACACACTGAAGAGGTTAATCATTAATGTCTCCACTACACGGTTTCAGTGCAATTTCTGACTACTTGCTACGCACCAGAGCATCCACATTGCTGGCCCATGAGCTGTCAATAGCTGGAGGAAGTTGTCCCAGGCCAAAAGGCACCACTGAGCCTAAATCCTCTTTTGCACAGCCTATCTCCTGCAGCAGATCACCTTGACTTGGCAAACAGGGCATGCAGGAAGGATGCACCTGCAGATGGATCAGGGTGCGAGGACTTCAGGACCACACTGACAGTGGGACGAAGAGACCAGAAGTAAGGATGAAGGAGGGTGCTTTGGTGGTCCTGCACAGAGGCGGAGCAGCTGTAACCTCCATTGAACCTCACAGACTGTGCCGAGAGGCTGTGCCAAGTAGTTGTGCCATACCACGAGCAGCCAGACATGCAGCTGAACCCAGCTTGTTGGGCTGGAGGTTGAACTTCCACAGCTGAAAATTGCACAAGGAAACGTGGGGGACACTGCCTGTCTCCTGTGACATTTACCTCAGGCCCTCTGAGCACTCCTAGACATGAGCAATGTTGCAGCAAAACCAGGGTCATGGAAAAACTTTGGACACTTAAGAAGAAATGCAGCTTGGGGAAATAAAGGTTATTTGACAGCATCCACATTTTAAtcctgggagggaaaaaaaatgagcaaaaccCAGAACAACACGAGCTgcctttaaaaatcaagtaGATTGAATCCAGAATCACAAACACCAAAATGCATTAATAATAAATGGGTGATGCTTCTGTCTGCCTGGGCTCAGGGTGCTGGGATGCTCTGGTAGAGGTCCTTGGGGTCATGAATGCACAATATTCAGACACATCCAATGTTCCTGTGATGCATTTTACCagggggggaaagaaagcaagggaaaaggctGAAAATGGAGACAGAACCACTCAAAACCCTGATGGGAGCTGTAGAACAATGAAGAagcctgcctgaaggaggaggacaAGCCTCCTGGGTAACCCCCAGCCCACCTTTCCCTTCTCACTCATGCTCTGCATCCTCCCTTGAGGTCCCAGCCTGGCAAATGACAGGAGCTTCTGTCTCCATTGCCTTTTGGGACAATCGTTGGTGGCTGCGTGTTGCCCTGTGAAGGCAAAAAGGTGCTACAGCATTTCACAAACTCCCCTGGCATTTGTTTCTCCCtcaaaaaggcttttctttcccctcttgctcTGCTTAGTGAGAAGGCAGGTCCTCCTctgaatcaaaacaaaatcagtaTGAAATGCTGTTAGTGAAACACTGTTTGGCCTATAACTTTAGCTCCTTGCTTTTCAGCAAGCCTGAGAGACCATTTTGATGGAGGTGGAGACTGAAGGACTGAAGCAGAACTACCAGGACTCATCCTGAGCCTGGGGACAGAGTTGGAGCGGTCGTGGTGGATCCACACAGAGGTTAGAAAGAGAGAAGACCACCTACTCCCGGCCACCCAGCCTGCCCCAGGAGACCATCCAGGGCTGGGAAGGGCCAGCTGATCCTTGCTTTTCTCCAGGGAGCTCTTCTATGTGCAGGGCCAGCAtccagggtggggaggaggcacccagccctgcacccagAGTGGCCCATgctctccccctccatcccaagGGACCGTTCTCCACTGCGGGCAGCCAGTAGAATCGGCAGGACCACCCTAGCCCTAGGCAAAGCTCAGGTTTTATCACAGGAGCAGAGTCCAGGTCtcggtgggtgctggaggctTCCCACTGCTGGTGCTTCGTACTGTTAGCTGGGGGGTCTCCAGGAGCCAAGACTCTGCGCAAACCCCTCATGTTTCcagagcctgcctctccgccCAGCCCTCACGGGCATCCCCGGCTTGCAGGGCCGGATCCAGGACGCAGGGTCACCTGGCGCAGCAGAGGACACCAGGCCGAGTGGTCCCCCGTGGGTGTGCATCTCCACCCCAGCGCTGCTGACAGGAGCCCCTCGCTCGGGGATGTGCAGGGCTGTCCGGCTCCCTCCCAACTCGTCTGgaagtgctgctgctgacccGCTGCTGTTCCGTCTCCTTGGTGACTGCACATGCCAGCATCCCCAGACAAAAGCTCTCCTGGCACATAATGGGAACAGAAGGGAGCGCTGGGCAGCGGCATTCAGCCCTTGGGGAGCTGCTTTCCGAGCCCTCACTCTAGGGCTCCAGCCCCTTCTCTTTCCGAGTCAGCCAGGACTGCAGACTCGCAGATAATCCCCGTTCAAAAACCAGATGGGTATTTCAGGTATGTGTCCGTGCGTGTTGCACGCATTTCCCCGGGGACCCTTCTGCGGTGTAGCAGCCCTTGCAAGGCTGCACATAGCTGCGTGTTGCTGCGCTGTGAGCTTCTAGCTGTCTTGCTtgctttccccccctccccgctctgCATATAAATGCAAGATTCAGGGCAGCAGGAGGCTTTCGAGAGCAATCCTGGACTCTTCCATCCCGGTACCGACAGTCCAGCCTTCTCGTGTATTGCTCTCGCGCTGCATGCTGAAAGTGCGTTGTGCTTTGCATGGTGTTTGTGTGGTTTTCATTTGGTGCGTATGCCTGCTACGTGCCCTGCGTATAAATTCACGTGAGCCTCTGACTCGTGTCATGTGAGGCACATGGCTACATATGTGACAAGGATGGGGCTTGGGGCTTGTCTCCCATGGGCTGAGATCATGGCTTGTCTTCCTGGCATGTAGTGCAAAACGAAGGCTGAAACCCACACACCCCTCCAGCAAGGCTGGTAGGAGGGTGTGTAACATAGCAGGGTCTGTTCCTCCctgtggggaaactgaggcattcGGGGGGGGGCACTGATTTGCCCCCAGTCACTCCCAGAAGCCAgtagttgaagaaaaaaaaaagtctgcctttcctttttcttgcaaaacacagaaaacctctggagaggaaagcagggctATGTGGGGCTCTCCCAGACCCACTTTATCACATCTTCAGCAGTGGTTTGGGGGTTTCACCAACGGCCAGGTCCTGCATCACAGCAGAGAGGATCCCCAGCACGGCACCCGGTTTCACTGCTCCAGGAGCACGGGGGAACCTACGTGCATGGCGTGGGGGGACAAACCTGAGCTCATTGAGATGCAATCCCCCAAGGGGTTAAGGACATACAGCGGGACAGGTAGGACCAAGCTGTGGTCCCACCAGGCTCTCCTGCATCCccttctgctgcagctccacTCAAGGGCAGAGGCCAGGGGAGATGGAGCTCGGCTGCCGGCAGGCGCCGGGCAGCAGCAGGGCGGGAGGCAGCGGGAAGCGGAGCGGAAAAAGCCGAGTCCAACGTCGAGGCGAGCTGTGCCTGGAGCTGAACACCGGCCAGGCTTCCCATCCCTGAGCATCCCCATGGAAACCtcagccccgccgccccgcctcGCACCCGTGCCGGATTGTAGGTCACCGATGGCCACACTGGTCTAAGCGGCCTCCCACGGGGGCCAAGTGGCTCTTTGCCACCAAGGGCTCTTCGCCACCAAGGGCTCCGGGCCGGGGCTGCAAAAGCTGCAAAGAGGGGGGAGGGATCGAGCTtttcccatcccaccccaccccacggGGTTAGGGACGCCCGAGCATCCTCTCCcctggcagcatccctgcctcCTCGGTCCAGCCCCGGGGTTGCGTGGGGTGCTGTGCCACGGGGTGCTGCGGCAGCAGGATCGCACCACCCCACAACCCGGCCCTGCTGGTCCTTCCCCTCCTGCGCTCCCTTCCCAGCACGAGTGCCCTGAATGCTCCATTTGAAGCTAATTCCGGCTGAAATCTGGTTTGCTTTCCAACGTTGCTGCTTTAAATTGGAGAGATTGACCTTGTAGCAGGAGGTGACATGCAGATGCACATCAGCAGCCCGTCAGAGCAGGCggcgggggctgggggggttgcAGAGCCGCCTCGGGGACAGGCCAACTATTTTATGAGTAATTTAATATCTGGAACACAGACTTTTCATTCCCAGAGATCTgctgaggaaagaaagagcCTTTCTGCAGCCCCGCAAAGGCTGTTCCTCATAAGgaggcagagcagaaaaaaaagggctgGGACTTAACCCCTTGGTGGCCAGCCCAGAGCAGAACCTCCGCAGCTCCCAGTCCTTGCAGAGGGGCCAGGAAAAGCAGGAATTCCCTGTGCGGCTCAAAGTGGGAGACAAGCCAGCCTGTGTTGCTCCAGGCAAAAGAAGCAATTGCTCCTTCCCATTCAAATACAAATCCAAGCCTGAGTGAGGATGGGGAAAACAAACTTATCAGAAGCCCTGAGGTTAGATTTGGGATAGGAGGTGATGTCTGAACTCCCTTCCCTGTCTCAGCCTGGTTCCTGCTCTATCAAACTCCACCTGAGTCCCACTGAGGTTGCAAGCAGTCCCGTCCTCCAGTGGAGCCAGCGCACCCAGGGGATCCATGCGGGGAGCTCCTGCCCTGCCGACAGCGAAGCAGCTGTGCGTGGCCTCAGTCTCCACCAAACCCGAGTTGGTCCTGCTGTGTCCCATCAGTGTCTGCAACCCTCACAGCAAACACAGTCTGGTGCGCTGCCCCAGTATCGCCTCTGCCCAGAGCATACCAGCATCGTGGCACAGCACTGAACCTGTGCGGGGTTCTCCATATGCCTCCTGCTTGATATTACAGTTTGGgcaaagggagggaagaaagaacactgaaaaaaatgcaaattctcACTACAGAGCCCTGCCCAAGGgcagaggagaaaggggaaagcagCCGCCAGTTTGGCAGCAGCGACTGTGCCTTGGTGCTGGGAGGCTCAAGGGAAGGAAACGCTCATAGGCTGTTcaggagggagctgctggcaAGGGAAAAGCAACCCTGCGTCTAGGAGTAACGTCATGAGCTATGTGGGAGAACGGATTTTAGGCAGGGCTTGCATGGGAGGCTGCACTACGTAGCCTCGAGAAGACCCTGCCGGACAGCACAGCTGTGGCTATATGATGGTGCCAGCAAAGACTGAGGCCAACCAAGGATGGTTTAGGAAGGGCTGTTCTTGGGTAGCAGGTACTGGGAGCTGACTGGGCTCAGCACAAACAGATCAACACCTTTGCAAGTGCTATGGTGTTTGCTAGTGGTGTTAGACCAGACTGCAGGACTGACATCCCTGGTTCAATCTTACTGACAAACAGCATGACTGTGCTTTGATCTCTCCAGTTCAGCTTCTTTTTCCATAATTATTGACAGGCACCTAGCATGCTCCACCACATCAGATTCTGCCAGAGTCCTGCTTTCGCCTGGGCTGGAGCTTCGGCACAGAGAAAacccccccaagccccagctAGATGATGCAGGGGAACCTCCATGTACTATTCTTGCTGATCCCTGTTGCTATGTGCCTTGAAATaggaagattttattttaaaatcctgacTGCTCTCCACCAGTATCTTTGCACATCAGCGGATTTGCTCCAATTGAGCTCTGGACCAAACCAGTGCCTGGTTGCAGGAAGTCCCCAGAAAGTGACCTTCCcacttgctgctttttggtGTCACTGGACACCTTCATTGGGTACGTGATGGGGCAGGGTGACTGGGTGACGCGGCTGTGCTCCTGGTTACCTCTCTGTCCTGTTCAGCTCACCAAGTCTGTGCGACCTCCACCACTGAGAGACCAAAGCACCCCATGGCTGCTTACCTGCACCTTGGCAAAATACTTACAACCCTAAAACTCCTGCTCTGAAGTCACCTCGAAACACCACCCACCTCAACTTCTACCAGTGCATCTCCTGAGCATCTGGTGGCCTTTGTCAGACCTTGGTGGAGGCCTGACTCCACAGGCTAGGAACACAGCACCACCTGGTGAAGATCCACGGCTTAGCTCTGGCTTGACCATGGGGAGGTACTGCTGCTCCACTTTCGCTTGTGgtgctattaaaataaaaagaaaaaagggagagaagaggagcagaACGTGCGTGTCAGGGCAGATCTGCAGAGAGCACGCACAGAGCGGAGTGAGTGTGCACAGGGCAAGTATGTGCAGGGAGTGGGGTGAGCGTGCGTGTGTGCCCAGTGCAAGCATGCACAGAGCAGCGAGTATGTGCGCAGAGAGGAGTGAGGGTGCCTGTGTGAGCATGCACAAAGCAGCAAGTATGTGCACTGAGCAGGGTGAGTGAGCACATCGGCACAGAGCAGCAAGTTTGTGCACGGAGCAGAGTGAGTGGGCATGTGTGCACAGCATAAGTGTGCACAGAGCAGGGTATGCAGTGTGAGCATGCACAGAGCAGCAAGGATGCAGAGTGAATGTCCACACATCAGAGTACGCAGTGCAGAGTACACAGTGAATGTGTACAGAGCAGGGTGAGTGTGCACGCTGTAAGCATGCACAGACTGGTGTGAGTGAGCACAAAAAGAGCACATGCAGGGCAGAGCAACCGTGCACAGAGCACTGGGACAATTCTGTCAGGTCCCAGGTGAGAACAAAACCTGCAAACTTATTCAATGGTTGCAGACCTGGCCAGGTTAACATTTGGTGGGTGACAGGCACTGTTGGGCAAAGACGTAAAGAATTAAGGTCCTTTCCCTGTGAGACAATGAACGTGGTTGTCCGGAGTCCTCACCACCAGGCTGTTCCTGACCCTGCAACAGGTTTCTCTCCAACTCTCCTGTTACTTGTTGTGTTGTTCCAAGGttgctttattttgcatggAATAATTAATTATGTACCActgtgcagggcaggggtggtTTGAGAGCAGGGCTGTAGCAGTCCTGCCTTTCCTGGGTAACATCAAGCAGGCAACCTGTGACTGGCAGCACAGCACCTAGCTACCCAGATAgggtttaatttttcttgccGTCGCCCTGTGCGCCACTGAGGACCTTGCAGAGGGATTGCTGCCACAGGGCAGCAATCCAGGCTCCTGCTGTGGATGGTCCCGTGGGAGGGAGCATCTGCACTTTGGCTCTGGCCTCAGTGAGCACTGTAATAACTTGAGAGGAGGGGGTCCTCTCCAGCTGCCCTGGGGTGGTGCCTCTCTCTTTGGAGGTCTGGGGCTTTCGGGCTTCCTGCAGGGTCAGAAACCCATCATCCGCACTGAGCAGACCTGGGAGAAGTGAATGGTCTTATTGCATGGcccaccacccaccccagcagctcATGGCCCTCAGAACCCCTTTTCTCATCCATTTTGGACACCTGAGGGGCGTGCTGCTCTATGGCCCATGCAGCTGCAGCTTCAGGGGAGTGGAGAGCTGCCGTCCCAGGGAGCTAATGCCTGAGGGAGCATTGCAAGGTGCTGGCTGAGACCCACCGGAGGAAGCAATGCCCTGTGCACCTCTGTTTTCTGGCTGCACTTTAGAGACAGCTGGTACCTGCACAGCCCTCTGACTCTCTCCAGGTACAGCCAAGACCCTAGAAACCCTTTGACTTGTGCTGATGTTAGGTCAGacattagttttaaaaataaaaccagctccACTCCAGAGGGGTCCTGACAAAGACCTTTTCAAAAGTCCAAAATTATTATATCAATTActcagaaaggcagaaagcttCAACTTGCTGTCCAGCAGCATCCCAGATCCCTTCCTGCAAagcttcctcctgctccccacctGTCCTATTGCGTGGGGTTTTCCCATGCCAGCGGAAGGGCTTTGCATTTGTCTCCGTTAAATGCCAGTAGGTTCCTGCCAgctcatttctccagcctgtcaagcTCTTTGAATGGCAGCCCTGTCCTCCAGCGTATCGACTGCTCCTTGGTTTGGTGTCTCCTGCAGACCTGCCGAGGGCTCAGGAGGCTTAGCTGGTTGGTGTATGCTGCCCAGCCTCTGTTTTGGGGGTCAAATACCTACTCTTTTCCTCCACCTGCCCTGCTGACCTGATTTTATTTGGGATGCTGCATCTCCAGCTGCAAAATGGCATGAGCattgcagctgcattttaaaagcagcccAATGCTGCTGCACAAGGAGGGCTTTGGGATGCAACACCGAACATCTCTGCCCTGACTTTCTGATAGGAGGTAGACGCCTGGGGACACAGGGTGGTTGCACCCCTGGGGACAGATGCAGCAGATTTTGCTGGGGGAAGGACAAAGTGGCGAGGACGAGGCATTAACCCAGGGCCACAAGAGGCGGCACTGATCCTGCCTGGTGCCTCCTCCCAGACCTTAGGGGCAAGGCCTCCCACTTCTGTCCGGTCCCTGCAAGCTTTGCCCTCGTCCCAGCCTGCGGGACGGGGATGCTCCCGGTGGCGCGGTGAGGGCTGAGCCAGTCTCCAGTGCCACCTGCCGGCAAATCATCCTGTCCAGAAGCTGGAGCCTTCAAGCTGGCCGCACCAGTGCCAGTCACTGTCCTGGTGAGCTGGAGAGCTGGGCAGCCCAGAGCTGTGGAGCCCACAAGCAGACCCCCAGAGCTCAGTGGCGATGCTCCATAAAAGCCAGTCCATATCCACACCCCCTGCCAAGACCCTTTATCATCATCCCCTTCATCCAGTCCCTTTCGAatcccagacccccccccaaatttctccttttctgtcctgGGCACCCCCCGTGTATACCCCCATGGGCTTCCCACCCCACAGCTGCCacggctgggggctgcaggcaaCCTGCCCACCCAGGTACAATGCTGGATTGTCACCTGCCCCAGGGACAGTGACATCCTTGGGGTCGTAAAGACCTTGTGGTCCTTATTCATCTGGGGGTCCTTGAGTCCATCAGCTCTACTATCAGTAAAGACATCTCTGGGAGGGCTAGGCTGTGCTATAGGCCTTGCATGCGTTGGTCCTCACTGGGGTTATGGGGCTGCTCTGGGCCCTGTCCAGCTGCACCAGACCCATGTGCCCCACACCTCTCCCATCACAGCATCAAGCTCTGGCTTCCCCACATACACCTGGGTCATCTTGTCACAAGTTTTGACAAAATTCTGTGGATATTATTGTCACCcctaccccccaaaaaagtctAAAGGAGGTTGGTGTCCCTGGATCCTACCAGCCTCAGGACTCTCCAGTACAGCACCACCTCCAGCATCTCCCCATCTACCCCCAGTATCCAGTGGCCCCAATTTTCCCACTATGTCATGTGTCCCTGCCCCCTGCTAGAGACCAGGCTTCCTCTCCCTGTTTTCCTAACACTGGGCTAGGACTTTCTCTTCGTGACTCTGGAAGGCAATACTCAGCATGGTTCAGCAAGAACTGCCTTAATTGTCTGGCtttgctcagcagtaatgagaTGCTAATGAGCCTAGGCTGCACcaggggtgcaggaggcaaCGCTTGGAGTATCTTGAGCTTTATTTGGGGGAAAGGAGACAAACCCTAGGCAGGAAGGAATCAGCAGCACAAGGAGCTGTCATTTAATGTGCAAGACTGGCAGTAACATGCTTAGGGCACCAAATCTGGAGCAAAGAGTAATTTCCACGGGAGTCCTCAGCCCTGCAGGGGCCAGCCGGCAGCAGGAGAAGGGCTGCAGAGAGACACCTTCAGTGGACTAAGCCTCGGGGAAGATGAGGAAGCCGGAGAAGATGCTGTCGGATCCTTCGATCCCCACCAGGGAGTTCTTCTCTGTTGGCTCCAGCCAGACAGACTCGCTCGCTGCCATCTTGAGGACCACGCCACCCGTGGTGACCTGGTAGCTGCTCTGCACATAGTCACAGAAAGTCACCACTTTCTCACCCCTGCTGCCACCCCGGCCCTTTTTCAGGCTGAGGCACAGGTTGGCCCTGGAAGTGACGTGGTAGGTGAAGTAGTAGATGCCCGGGATCTCACAGTTGAAGCGGCCGTACCGGTTCTCGTAGTGGCCCTTCTCATTGGTGATGATGCGGTCGAAGCGGATGGGCTGATCCCGGCGTGGGTAGGAGCTGATGGTCCTGGCAGCAGAGAAGGCAGACTTGAGAGTGGCCTTGTAGTCACCAGAGTCCCCCTGAGGGCCAGGGATTCCCATGGCACCTGGTATTCCCCTTGGACCTGGGGGGCCCCTGGGGCCAATCTTCCCAGGGTGCCCCGGCAGTCCTGggtctcccttctcccccatgTCTTCTTCGTCCTCCACCTGGCCAGGGGGACctagaaaggaggaggaagagtcaTTGTGGTTGCAGCCGAGTCCCACAGGTCTGCAGAGGGGGCACTGGGAAGGAAACCA encodes the following:
- the C1QB gene encoding complement C1q subcomponent subunit B isoform X1 — translated: MSRYSPQMPSAYHTFTCTRSWGEEPSCGMQGGRKEDGTLGLEAQMTVPVRLVRHRNAPGMKQQMQTAWAMLICLAGGQLATATLCKTYGTIPGIPGAPGQPGSNGRDGENGLKGERGPPGQVEDEEDMGEKGDPGLPGHPGKIGPRGPPGPRGIPGAMGIPGPQGDSGDYKATLKSAFSAARTISSYPRRDQPIRFDRIITNEKGHYENRYGRFNCEIPGIYYFTYHVTSRANLCLSLKKGRGGSRGEKVVTFCDYVQSSYQVTTGGVVLKMAASESVWLEPTEKNSLVGIEGSDSIFSGFLIFPEA
- the C1QB gene encoding complement C1q subcomponent subunit B isoform X4, translating into MQTAWAMLICLAGGQLATATLCKTYGTIPGIPGAPGQPGSNGRDGENGLKGERGPPGQVEDEEDMGEKGDPGLPGHPGKIGPRGPPGPRGIPGAMGIPGPQGDSGDYKATLKSAFSAARTISSYPRRDQPIRFDRIITNEKGHYENRYGRFNCEIPGIYYFTYHVTSRANLCLSLKKGRGGSRGEKVVTFCDYVQSSYQVTTGGVVLKMAASESVWLEPTEKNSLVGIEGSDSIFSGFLIFPEA
- the C1QB gene encoding complement C1q subcomponent subunit B isoform X3; this encodes MQGGRKEDGTLGLEAQMTVPVRLVRHRNAPGMKQQMQTAWAMLICLAGGQLATATLCKTYGTIPGIPGAPGQPGSNGRDGENGLKGERGPPGQVEDEEDMGEKGDPGLPGHPGKIGPRGPPGPRGIPGAMGIPGPQGDSGDYKATLKSAFSAARTISSYPRRDQPIRFDRIITNEKGHYENRYGRFNCEIPGIYYFTYHVTSRANLCLSLKKGRGGSRGEKVVTFCDYVQSSYQVTTGGVVLKMAASESVWLEPTEKNSLVGIEGSDSIFSGFLIFPEA
- the C1QB gene encoding complement C1q subcomponent subunit B isoform X2, producing the protein MSRYSPQMPSAYHTFTCTRSWGEEPSCGMQGGRKEDGTLGLEAQMTVPVRLVRHRNAPGMKQMQTAWAMLICLAGGQLATATLCKTYGTIPGIPGAPGQPGSNGRDGENGLKGERGPPGQVEDEEDMGEKGDPGLPGHPGKIGPRGPPGPRGIPGAMGIPGPQGDSGDYKATLKSAFSAARTISSYPRRDQPIRFDRIITNEKGHYENRYGRFNCEIPGIYYFTYHVTSRANLCLSLKKGRGGSRGEKVVTFCDYVQSSYQVTTGGVVLKMAASESVWLEPTEKNSLVGIEGSDSIFSGFLIFPEA